The Hippoglossus hippoglossus isolate fHipHip1 chromosome 2, fHipHip1.pri, whole genome shotgun sequence genome includes a region encoding these proteins:
- the LOC117774422 gene encoding oxysterol-binding protein-related protein 11-like: MQAETAPIRPPESEAGKLDVVPQNKTPSSGRASAKSWQYSDHMENVDGYLMKYTNLVTGWQYRFFVLNNESGLLEYFVNEQSRPQKPRGMLPLAGAVISPSDEDSHTFTVNAISGEQYKLRATDAKERQHWVSRLQICTQHHTEAMGKTNPPPKSRSYSMASQGSGSSPMSMRRPSQNPNSLFGWSQVNKGSSLYSSKRSLLPDHLMDAREMMTQAQGQHRELIQSIEGLPAAPGLSPLDQDLLMLKATSMATMNCLNECLHILHLQQVARQRGSLGGPTIEWLEPKLPDILKNGSSSLGSFTTGEGQLEGSGLELSSPDSCSFSGEQEDIDAEDELEDALADKEEDLGAVEEERSVILHLLSQLKLGMDLTRVVLPTFILEKRSLLEMYADFMSHPDLFMAITDGSSPEDRMVRFVEYYLTSFHEGRKGAIAKKPYNPIIGETFHCSWKVPKKPEAATEPSQGGAEPPAPQDPYQVRFVAEQVSHHPPVSGFYAECQERRICVNTHVWTKSKFMGMSIGVSMIGEGCLNLLEHDEEYTFTLPCAYARSILTVPWVELGGKVNISCVKSGYSAVITFQTKPFYGGKLHKITGEVKHNTTNAVVCRVQGEWNGMLEFSYTSGETRVVDVTKLPVTRKLVRPVEKQGPTESRRLWQHVTESLRQKDIDKATEHKRILEERQRTEERHRAETETAWRTRYFDREGEGWIYHKPLWKNSAFKS, encoded by the exons ATGCAAGCGGAAACCGCGCCGATAAGACCCCCGGAGAGCGAGGCCGGGAAGCTGGATGTTGTCCCCCAGAACAAGACGCCGAGCTCGGGGAGAGCGAGTGCCAAGAGCTGGCAGTACAG TGACCACATGGAGAACGTGGACGGCTACTTGATGAAATACACCAACCTGGTGACGGGCTGGCAGTACCG GTTCTTTGTGTTAAACAATGAGTCGGGCCTGCTGGAGTACTTTGTCAACGAGCAGTCGCGGCCCCAGAAGCCCCGCGGCATGCTCCCCCTGGCCGGGGCCGTCATCTCCCCCAGCGACGAGGACTCGCACACCTTCACCGTGAACGCCATCAGCGGGGAGCAGTACAAGCTCCGGG CCACCGATGCCAAAGAGCGGCAGCACTGGGTGAGCCGGCTGCAGATCtgcacacagcaccacacagagGCCATGGGGAAG ACTAATCCTCCTCCCAAGTCCCGGAGCTACTCGATGGCGTCGCAGGGCAGCGGCAGCTCGCCGATGTCCATGCGCCGCCCCAGCCAAAACCCCAACTCCTTGTTCGGCTGGTCGCAGGTCAACAAGGGCTCGTCGCTCTACTCCAGCAAGAGGTCGCTGCTGCCCGACCACCTCATGGACGCCAGAGAG atgATGACCCAGGCCCAGGGGCAGCACCGGGAGCTGATCCAGAGTATCGAGGGTCTGCCCGCCGCCCCCGGCCTCTCCCCTCTGGACCAGGATCTGCTGATGCTCAAGGCCACGTCGATGGCGACCATGAACTGCCTGAACGAGTGCCTGCACATCCTGCACCTGCAGCAGGTGGCCAGGCAGAGAGGCTCCCTGGGAG GACCCACCATCGAGTGGCTGGAGCCCAAGCTGCCCGACATCCTGAAGAACGGCAGCAGCTCCCTGGGCAGCTTCACCACAGGGGAGGGTCAGCTGGAGGGGAGCGGCCTGGAGCTCAGCAGCCCAgactcctgcagcttctctggg GAACAGGAAGACATAGACGCGGAGGATGAGCTGGAGGACGCCTTGGCAGACAAGGAGGAGGACCTGGGCGCCGTGGAGGAGGAGCGCAGCGTCATCCTACACCTGCTGTCCCAGCTGAAGCTCGGCATGGACCTCACACGG GTGGTCCTCCCCACCTTCATCCTGGAGAAGCGCTCCCTGCTGGAGATGTACGCCGACTTCATGTCTCACCCCGACCTCTTCATGGCCATCACCGACGGCAGCAGCCCGGAGGACCGCATGGTCCGGTTTGTGGAGTACTACCTCACCTCCTTCCACGAAGGCCGCAAGGGCGCCATCGCCAAGAAGCCCTACAACCCCATCATCGGCGAGACCTTCCACTGCTCCTGGAAGGTTCCCAAGAAACCAGAGGCCGCCACGGAGCCTTCACAGGGAGGCGCCGAGCCGCCCGCCCCCCAAGACCCCTACCAAGTGCGCTTTGTGGCCGAGCAGGTGTCCCACCACCCCCCCGTGTCTGGGTTTTACGCTGAATGCCAGGAGAGGCGGATTTGTGTGAACACGCATGTGTGGACCAAGAGCAAGTTCATGGGAATGTCCATCGGAGTGTCCATGATCGGCGAAG GTTGTCTGAATCTGCTGGAGCACGATGAGGAGTACACCTTCACGCTGCCCTGCGCTTACGCTCGCTCCATCCTCACCGTGCCCTGGGTGGAACTCGGCGGCAAAGTCAACATCAGCTGCGTCAAGTCGGGTTATTCAGCCGTCATCACGTTCCAGACGAAACCCTTTTATGGCGGGAAACTGCACAA AATCACGGGGGAGGTGAAGCACAACACCACCAACGCGGTGGTGTGTCGTGTGCAGGGCGAGTGGAACGGCATGTTGGAGTTCAGCTACACCAGCGGGGAGACGCGGGTGGTGGACGTCACCAAGCTGCCGGTCACGAGGAAGCTGGTTCGGCCGGTGGAGAAACAGGGACCGACCGAATCCAG GCGCCTGTGGCAGCACGTGACCGAGTCCCTGCGGCAGAAGGACATCGACAAAGCCACGGAGCACAAGCGGATTCTGGAGGAGCGGCAGCGGACGGAGGAGCGGCACCGAGCTGAGACCGAAACGGCCTGGAGGACCAGATACTTTGACAGAGAG GGCGAAGGCTGGATTTACCACAAACCACTTTGGAAAAACTCTGCGTTCAAATCCTAG
- the LOC117774842 gene encoding glycerol-3-phosphate dehydrogenase 1-like protein, with product MPGKKVCIVGSGNWGSSIAKIIGHNVKGSNRFDPMVNMWVYEEVMDGRKLTEIINTDHENVKYLPGHKLPRNVVAVPDITEAVKGTKILVFVIPHQFIAKLCDQMKPHITEGTIGISLIKGVDEGPDGLRLISDIIREKLEIEVSVLMGANIANEVADEKFCETTIGAKNEANGHIFKELLQTPNFRITVVTEGDTVELCGALKNIVAVGAGFCDGLGFGDNTKAAVIRLGLMEMIAFTKLFCRGPVTSSTFLESCGVADLITTCYGGRNRKVAEAFVRTSKSIAELEAEMLNGQKLQGPQTSAEVYKILLKKDMVNKFPLFAAVYQICFEGKEVKEFITCLQNHPEHM from the exons ATGCCTGGAAAGAAAGTCTGCATCGTGGGATCTGGAAACTG GGGCTCCTCCATCGCCAAGATCATCGGGCACAATGTGAAGGGGTCCAACCGCTTCGACCCCATGGTCAACATGTGGGTGTATGAGGAGGTGATGGACGGCAGGAAGCTCACGGAGATCATCAACACCGACCACGAGAACGTCAAATACCTGCCGGGTCACAAGCTGCCCAGGAATGTG GTCGCCGTCCCCGACATCACAGAGGCCGTCAAAGGAACGAAGATCCTCGTCTTCGTCATCCCGCACCAGTTCATCGCCAAACTCTGTGACCAGATGAAGCCCCACATCACCGAGGGAACCATCGGGATATCGCTTATCAAg GGTGTGGACGAGGGCCCAGACGGCCTGAGGCTGATCTCAGACATCATCCGAGAGAAGCTGGAGATCGAGGTCAGCGTCCTGATGGGAGCCAACATCGCCAACGAGGTGGCAGACGAGAAGTTCTGTGAAACCACCAtcg GAGCAAAGAACGAGGCAAACGGACACATcttcaaagagctgctgcagactcCCAACTTCCGCATCACCGTGGTGACGGAGGGCGACACGGTGGAGCTGTGTGGAGCCTTAAAG AACATCGTGGCCGTAGGCGCTGGGTTCTGCGACGGCCTCGGCTTCGGCGACAACACCAAAGCGGCGGTGATCAGGCTGGGTCTCATGGAGATGATCGCCTTCACCAAGTTGTTCTGCAGAGGCCCGGTGACCTCGTCCACCTTCCTGGAGAGCTGCGGCGTGGCCGACCTCATCACCACCTGCTACGGGGGACGCAACCGCAAAGTGGCCGAGGCCTTCGTCCGAACCTCCAAG TCCATCGCTGAGCTGGAGGCGGAGATGCTGAACGGCCAGAAGCTTCAGGGTCCACAGACGTCAGCTGAGGTTTATAAGATCCTGCTGAAGAAAGACATGGTCAACAA gtttcCTCTGTTTGCAGCCGTCTACCAGATCTGCTTCGAGGGCAAAGAGGTGAAAGAGTTCATCACCTGCCTCCAGAATCACCCTGAGCACATGTGA